The Fusarium fujikuroi IMI 58289 draft genome, chromosome FFUJ_chr05 DNA segment GGGCCGACACCGTGGCTATGGTAAGCGTAAGGGTACCGCCGATGCCCGTATGCCTAGCCAGGTCCTCTGGATGCGCCGCCTCCGAGTCCTCCGCCGTCTCTTGGTCAAGTACCGTGCCAGCGGCAAGATCGATAAGCACCTCTACCACGAGCTGTACCATAGCAGCAAGGGTAACGCTTTCAAGCACAAGCGTGCCCTCGTCGAGCACGTACGTTTTATCAATGATGCCCCTTTCTCGGGGTCCACGCTCGGGACATTCGCTGACATGGAGTTTTTGATCTAGATTCACcgtgccaaggctgagaaggcccGTGAGACTGCCCttcaggaggagatggatgCCAAGCGTGCGAAGAACAAGGCTGCCCGCGAGCGCAAGCAGGAGCGTGCGGCGGCGAAGCGAAATGCTCTCCTTGCCGAGGAGTAAGATTAAACCTAGTGGACAATGACAACATTTCGGTCTTGAGAGGAGGCTGCATTCGGAGTCTACGGGTTGGGTCTCTTTTTATGCCCTTCTGGTTTCTACACTTGTACCGGCGGGGGTTCAGGCATGTAGCATTGAAAAAAATGGAATCGATGATGCTCGGATGCTTGGATGTTTCACCATTTACGACCTTCTCGTGAGCACTTGTTCCGCTCATCACGACTTAAGTACCACCAGcgttttaaaaaataatgTGCGCGGTCTGGCTTATCATGAGAGCATTGTTCGTGACGTCTCATCTATGTCAGTAACTCGATTAGCGAGTGTGAATTGTCGAAAACTGAGCCACAATTAAAAGTCCCGACCCTCTGCATGATTGAAACGTTGCCTGCACTAACTACTGCCTATCTGAACAACCAGGAATTCAACCAGACCTGAGGCAGCGCTTCCGCTTGGCTGGACAAGCTCATATCACCCAACTGGAGGTGTCTAACCTGAGAGTGCCAACGAGCTGACGATATCAAAGGCAGCCAGATGATATCGTGGAAATAAAGCAAGAAAAGGCCTAGTTGggccgcttcttcttgaataTATTGAAAAAAAGCTACCCAAGGCAATGAGTGGTGAGGTTGCACCAGCTCCAGACGGACCGGACCTATGTGTTGTCTAAGCCATGCCATCACACCCAACCTTATCTTACGAGATAAGAAGTGACGGAGGAAAACCAAGCAAACAGCTATACTACATAGTGAGTATTATGGTTGAGTTGTTTTATACCTACTTTGATTGTAGCCACGAGGTAGTCATGTGGCTGCAGTATGTAAGGCCAGAAATGCATGTCGCGGAGTGCGCTCAATGTACTTGGTCATATGAAATTCCCATCCGGCgtgagttttttttttttttgttttttaatttaatccAATGAAGCTACCAACAGATGTTCCATTCGCTCTGAAAGACGAGTGCTAAATTCAAGAGTTACAGATCTCAACTACCTAAGCATTACAGCTGGTACTTTGTGCGAGAGTATCGTATTTGGAGCACCATGGTTGGTGTGCGTCCTGagtcttgctgctgctgctatgGATCCATCAATGAGACAGACAGTCACTCATCATTCGAGTCGCGGCCCTGTCCGAacttcctccacctccaccctCCAccctccgcctccgcctaCAGTCGTCGGCACTAATTAAGTCCCATCATATCAGTCAATGACGTCCTTAGTGAACGCCCCGTTGGACTACAACAAGCAcctcttgaagctcttttgCTTTGCCGCAAATAGAACCCTCGATTTGTCTCTCCCATAAGCGCTCGCATCATTCGATCTCGGTGTCTTGCCATCGACTGCCAAGCACGCTATGTCTCTCGCTGGTGTGAGAGGCACCTCGCGTGTCCTGCGTAACATCGCGAGGCCAGCTGCTGTATTCACGACATGTACTCGAGCCGCATCTTCCATAGCTCTGGAGGACCAGCAGCAGGTGTGTCTTCTTCAATTGGGTTGTTTCAAAAAGTTTAGCATCTAATGCTCCCGTTCCTCACCCCAGGCCCTCTCAGCCCATCTGAGCAAAGCTGACCCCGCTGTCTTCGACATCATTGAGAAGGTTGGTCGCACTGATGCTACACATTCTATCTGCTTCCCCTGTGCTGACGGCTTGGGCAGGAGAAAGACCGCCAGAAGCATTTCATCAATCTGATCCCCTCCGAGAACTTTACCTCCCAGGCTGTACTCGATGCTCTCGGTAGCGTGATGCAGAGTGAGCTTTAGTAGCCAAGAATCGAACGACGGCAGACCTTGAGACTAACGTTGGCTGTAGATAAATACTCTGAAGGATACCCAGGGGCCCGTTACTATGGCGGGAATGAATTTATCGACCAGGCCGAAAGGCTTTGTCAACAGCGTGCTCTTGAATCGTTCGGACTCGACCCAAAGTTATGGGGTGTCAATGTTCAAGGTTGGTTGCTAGGAGCTTTTCCCTTCAAGTGACTTACATGGGCGCATGTGATACTGACTACGACCTCTCAGCTCTCTCTGGCGCTCCAGCGAACCTCTATGTCTACTCTGCCTTGCTCAACACCCATGATCGGTTAATGGGTCTCGATCTACCACATGGCGGCCATCTGTCTCATGGTTACCAAACGCCCACAAAGAAGGTTTCAGCGATATCAAAGTACTTCGAAACTTTACCGTACCGACTGGACGAGACTACAGGATATATCGACTACAACAagttggaggagatggcATGCATATATAGGCCAAAGATTATTGTCGCTGGTGCGAGTGCTTATAGCCGACTAATCGACTATCAGCGCATGCGGGAGATCTGCGACAAGATCAACGCCTACCTATTGGCCGATATCGCCCATATTTCTGGCCTTGTTGCAGCAAAGGTCATTCCTGGTCCCTTCGCCTACGCCGACATCGTAACCACAACGAGCCATAAGAGTCTAAGGGGTCCCCGAGGTGCTCTGATCTTTTATAGGAAAGGAGTGCGGAGGCAAAATGCCAAGACGAAGGAAGATACACTTTATGATCTCGAAGGTCCTATCAACAGCTCTGTGTTTCCCGGTCACCAAGGCGGTCCGCATAACCACACCATCACCGCTCTTGCTGTAGCTCTCAAACAAGCCCAGACCCCAGAGTTCCAAGCATATCAGTCTCAGGTTCTGAAGAACGCCAAGGCTTTCGCAAAGCGGCTGAGCGAGCCCAAGGGTAAAGGTGGCTTGGGATACAAGCTTGTCAGTGGAGGTACAGATAACCACCTAGTCCTGGCTGATCTCAAACCCCAGGGCATTGACGGTGGCCGAGTTGAGCGTGTCTTGGAGTTGGTAGGTGTGGCAGCCAACAAAAACACAGTCCCAGGGGATCGTTCTGCTTTGGTTCCTGGTGGCCTTCGCATGGGTACTCCTGCCATGACTACCCGTGGCTTTAACGAGGATGATTTCGTTCGTGTTGCTGACGTTGTGGATCGTGCCGTCACCATCACTTCTCGTATCGACAAAGCTGCTAGAAAAGCAGCAGAGGAGAAAGGTGAGAAGAGCCCTGGCAAGATAAAAGTTTTCCTAGATCACCTCGGTGATGGTGAGACAGAATCCGAAATTGTCCAACTACgaagtgaggttgaggattGGGTTGGCACATATCCTCTTCCATGGAGCACCTCAGAATAATCTCCCGCGGATGCTTGAAGTTAACAATCGAGGGGTCGGTTCGTCGAGTATATTATCCTCCTCACGGTTTTGAAACAATAGATACCAAACATTGTATAATTTTCTCCCTCCCTTTTCTCCTTGTCTTTTTGCGACACCTGGAAGTCTCCCGCAGTTCCTCTGTGTCTTCTATTGCCGTGATAAAGGTATTGTCCGTGTTTTTGACTTGTTCATTAGTCACCACTGTTGTGCTACGCTGCACTGGTCATTTACATAAGAAACTCTTGCTATTGCAGCGAACAATACGTGTAATTTCATACAGATTTGCATCAACAATCCCTTGATCCTTCGCAAAGGACAACGTACTACCCAGGCACTACCTAATTATTTGGATCGCGAGTTTGCTACTTATCTAAAATACAATCATCGAGCAGGGGTAATCTCCTACGACTGCTGCGGCGGATGCTTGCCAAGCACCTTCTTGAAGCTGGACCTCTCGCCAACCTTCTGATAGTATTCGCTTAGTCTTTTCTGATCCCGGAGAGTCTCTACTCCTGTTTCTTCCACCATGTCGTGCAAAACTGGCCAGAAGGCGAAGTCGGGCAGAGCCAGTTCCACGCCAGCGATGTAAGGCGCATTATCCTCAGCGAGGAACCCATCCCAAACTTCAAGCTCCTGTTTAAGAGACTTCGTGTCTCGTTTGCCGCTCTGAGTTTCCTTCGGAAGGGTTTTCCAGATATCCAAAAAAGCCAGGGCTCGCTGGAAACGAGTGAGCCGAATGGCCAGCTCCTTCGGTGCTTGTGGGGTGCTGCCAGGTCTCCCAAGCCCATAGCGGGCATCAATGTACGACATGACAGCCATATCACCTTGAACAGTGGATTTGTCCTTGTCCACGAATTTGACTGACAGATTCTCAGAGTCTGCTGCAGCAGATCCAGTCGTAATGCTTCCCTTTGCGTAGTTCACGCCAAACTCCGCCAGCATCAGAGCAATGCGCATATTGATAGTTGGGTCACTGCATGTAAAGAGGCGAGGTGCGTTGCTCATATGCAGCACATCGAACCCTTTCCCATAATGTGCGTCCCAATCGAATTCGCTTAAGTGATTCTCTGTCCCAAAAGCCTTCAGCAGCGCAATTGCCTCGGTAGACTGTCCGTTAATGACTGCGTGAGCATCCTCAGgggacttggccttggcacCTTGGCCCCATATAAGAGTCTCTTCGCCATTCAGGAACGTCCCTATCTGCCTGAAGGTTAGAGAGATTCGCCCTCCTTCGTATGCAAGTTCAGCCGTGGATTTTTCCTTCTTTGGACGCTTGTCCTGACGGATGGCATGTAGCCACTTCATGTTACTCTTCAAGCCTAGTCGGCATAGAGAATTGTGTGGGAGCCTGGCACGTTGTATCACTCTTTTCGAGGTTGTTGGAGAGGTGACATCCTCCTGTGAAGAGTCCTTATCccttctctttgttctgaaAGTCATAATTCGTTCAGCGCCGAGGCTCACATTGGCGATATAAGAACCTTTGACGATATCCAGGGTCTTGTCGCTATGCTCGGAGATGTAGTCATTTCCATCTCGGTAGTACTGAATCAGCACATGGTTCAGAGAATGACCCAGCCGTTTCTCGGTCTCGTTTTTTATAGCCAGTACCGTAGGAGAGAATGACAGCAGTGGAGGAGATTCGTCAGATGGATGACGGTAGACTGGGATGCTCCCGTCTGGTCCGATCTCGCCCTGAACAGCAACAAGTCGTGGAACTTGCCCACCCTGGTGAGACATGCGCTGCCACTGAACCTCCTCGCGCAACTTATCGAAGATGCCCTCAAGTAACGGCTCAGGAAGAACATCCTCAATGATGTCGGTATCTCCTTCGCACAGGCCTTCCTGTCGAAGGTTGGCATCATGTTTAGCCGCTGGTTTGTTCATCTCGGGTATTTCCTGTGTCTTGTCTGGTTGTGCTTTCATTGTCTGTGCTTCGTGCTTGCTGGTCGGTTGAGCTGGAGGTGATGCGATGGTCTGTTCTTCTTTCTGGCTTGTCTCGGCTGGAGGCGATGGCTCTATGACTTGGTCTGGACTTTGCGTGGTATTGTGCTGGGAATCTATATTTGTGCTTTCTTCGTGGTCTTTAGAAGTATGATCCAATAATCCTGAATCTGGTCCGGCTTTAATAGGGGAATCCTTAGCCTTGTTCGACTCATGTATGCCATTGGGTGCCCCAGTAGATTTGATCTGATTAACACCATTTGATTCTGTAGCCTTCGATTCCGGGCTGACCTCTGACTCATGGTGTTCAGCTGCACTTGTCGACAACGCCTTTGGCTGGGGCTGAGTCGGTGTTGATGCGGGGCTTGGGGGATTTGAAGCCAGCCGAAGACTTGTCATGTCCTTAACAAAATCCGGGGTAGTACTCTTCTCGCGGCCTTCACCTTTTGAAAGATCTGACTTTGCAGTCTGGGATTGTTCCTGGACCTTGGACGAAGATGGGGGctttcttgacttggggggcttgggcttgggcttgggcttgggttgTATCACCTCCATGACCTCATCATACGAAGCAATTTCGCATCCAGTCAGTTCTATCAGAGAGGCTATTGCCGAAGTCTTTCTAGACTCTGATCGGTAACCACAACAGTCGTCGACGATGGTGATTGCCATTCCATGGCCTGCGGCATCAAGAGCTGTGGCATATACACCAATGTTGGTGAGTGATCCACAAATGAAGAGCTCCATAACCATCTTAGCACGCAGTATGCGCAACAGGTGGGTTGACTGAAAGGCTGAATAGTGAGATTTGGTCAACCTTGTGTCTGTTTTAGGCAACGAGTCTTCTATGGCTGAAGCTATCCGGCAGCCAGGCGTGTCCGCCTTGACACATGTAGCAACCTCATGGCTCAGGAatgcctcttcatctggcGGGCCATCGGCGTCGATTGGTTGAATCGGGATGTTTGGTCGGCCTCTCTTAGAAGCTCGTGGTGTTTTGGGTGCGATGTCGCTTACAAGGATTTGTTCTTCAAGCACAGGTCGGGTCTCACTAAATTGTGACTGAACCCACACAACGTCACCGACTCCTCGAAATGCCTGGGCCAGCTTGATGGTCTGATCCACAAAGTCCTCCGGCTCGTGGACAGGTAAAGCTCCATCCTTGGATATGAAGTCATGCTGAAAATCCACACCAATAAGGGCTTTGCGGGTTGTTATTTGAGGGAGGGAAGCTTGGTCGAAAGGAAACATGTTGAAGGTGGTAGCAATACAAAAGGGAGCTGACTGTGTCGCTGGCGAAACGAGTTAACACGTGGGTCAATGATACCACCGAAAGTCCAGCCTTCGGTATTTGAGGCAAGATATGTCCATGGACGGGCAGGGTGGGATTGATAGCTTTGGTATTGCGGGCGTTAGGGCCTTATTGAAGTCAAACTCTGTGATGCGGCAAGGGAATTGAATAATTGTGCAGGGTAAGGGGCATCTGAATAGGTACCTTTTAGGATTCGTGTGTTCTTTGTGTTACTTGGTGATtataaggtactaaggtCGATAGATATATCTACAAGAGAATCGGCAACT contains these protein-coding regions:
- a CDS encoding related to isochorismatase family protein family, producing MFPFDQASLPQITTRKALIGVDFQHDFISKDGALPVHEPEDFVDQTIKLAQAFRGVGDVVWVQSQFSETRPVLEEQILVSDIAPKTPRASKRGRPNIPIQPIDADGPPDEEAFLSHEVATCVKADTPGCRIASAIEDSLPKTDTRLTKSHYSAFQSTHLLRILRAKMVMELFICGSLTNIGVYATALDAAGHGMAITIVDDCCGYRSESRKTSAIASLIELTGCEIASYDEVMEVIQPKPKPKPKPPKSRKPPSSSKVQEQSQTAKSDLSKGEGREKSTTPDFVKDMTSLRLASNPPSPASTPTQPQPKALSTSAAEHHESEVSPESKATESNGVNQIKSTGAPNGIHESNKAKDSPIKAGPDSGLLDHTSKDHEESTNIDSQHNTTQSPDQVIEPSPPAETSQKEEQTIASPPAQPTSKHEAQTMKAQPDKTQEIPEMNKPAAKHDANLRQEGLCEGDTDIIEDVLPEPLLEGIFDKLREEVQWQRMSHQGGQVPRLVAVQGEIGPDGSIPVYRHPSDESPPLLSFSPTVLAIKNETEKRLGHSLNHVLIQYYRDGNDYISEHSDKTLDIVKGSYIANVSLGAERIMTFRTKRRDKDSSQEDVTSPTTSKRVIQRARLPHNSLCRLGLKSNMKWLHAIRQDKRPKKEKSTAELAYEGGRISLTFRQIGTFLNGEETLIWGQGAKAKSPEDAHAVINGQSTEAIALLKAFGTENHLSEFDWDAHYGKGFDVLHMSNAPRLFTCSDPTINMRIALMLAEFGVNYAKGSITTGSAAADSENLSVKFVDKDKSTVQGDMAVMSYIDARYGLGRPGSTPQAPKELAIRLTRFQRALAFLDIWKTLPKETQSGKRDTKSLKQELEVWDGFLAEDNAPYIAGVELALPDFAFWPVLHDMVEETGVETLRDQKRLSEYYQKVGERSSFKKVLGKHPPQQS
- a CDS encoding probable glycine hydroxymethyltransferase produces the protein MSLAGVRGTSRVLRNIARPAAVFTTCTRAASSIALEDQQQALSAHLSKADPAVFDIIEKEKDRQKHFINLIPSENFTSQAVLDALGSVMQNKYSEGYPGARYYGGNEFIDQAERLCQQRALESFGLDPKLWGVNVQALSGAPANLYVYSALLNTHDRLMGLDLPHGGHLSHGYQTPTKKVSAISKYFETLPYRLDETTGYIDYNKLEEMACIYRPKIIVAGASAYSRLIDYQRMREICDKINAYLLADIAHISGLVAAKVIPGPFAYADIVTTTSHKSLRGPRGALIFYRKGVRRQNAKTKEDTLYDLEGPINSSVFPGHQGGPHNHTITALAVALKQAQTPEFQAYQSQVLKNAKAFAKRLSEPKGKGGLGYKLVSGGTDNHLVLADLKPQGIDGGRVERVLELVGVAANKNTVPGDRSALVPGGLRMGTPAMTTRGFNEDDFVRVADVVDRAVTITSRIDKAARKAAEEKGEKSPGKIKVFLDHLGDGETESEIVQLRSEVEDWVGTYPLPWSTSE
- a CDS encoding probable translation activator GCN1; translated protein: MHVKVEGTNGVASREILASQPLSPVFIIQHPSRTGHHHPTTIKMVNLRTQKRLASAVIGCGKRKIWLDPNEQSEISNANSRQTIRKLISDGLIIRKPVTQHSRSRARELNLARREGRHRGYGKRKGTADARMPSQVLWMRRLRVLRRLLVKYRASGKIDKHLYHELYHSSKGNAFKHKRALVEHIHRAKAEKARETALQEEMDAKRAKNKAARERKQERAAAKRNALLAEE